One genomic region from Salvelinus fontinalis isolate EN_2023a chromosome 18, ASM2944872v1, whole genome shotgun sequence encodes:
- the LOC129815890 gene encoding ubiquitin carboxyl-terminal hydrolase 48-like isoform X1, with product MARHAMAPRVQLEKGAWRWVESVRPEDIHREHIEIAYRICVPRCKRGACRRNCKGNPNCLVGIGEHAWLGEINENSFHNIDDPNSERRDKNTFVGLTNLGATCYVNTFLQVWFHNLELRRTLYLCQNARAEEHNMDSDYEPRSICEHLQYLFALLQNSNRRYIDPSGLVKALGLDTGQQQDAQEFSKLFLSLLEDTLSKQKNPNLQNVIQLQFCGQISYVTVCNQCGRASPLPSRYYELELNIQGHKNLTECVTEFLKEEKLDGDNRYFCESCQSKQNATRRIKLHSLPRVLNLQLMRFVFDRQTGHKKKLNTFISFPEQLDMGPFLEGKEDETCVYELSAVLIHRGVSAYSGHYIAHVRDARTSDWYKFNDEEIEKMEGKKLQLGIEEDIAETVKSQTRKPKCSKGYHCSRNAYMLVYKCHRKEDTDPMETNVDVPGFLQRLVDRDNRKFEEWCLEMADMRKQSVDKGKAKHEEVKELYELLPAEDGQQYEFVPLEWLKKWLDDSTVTKEIDNGNFLCSHGKLHPDKVGEAKRISVKAAELLFDRYGGGPRLDGSTLCEECVGQRCRVLRLKNQLAENYKEVTNLVKGPPKSDGGYWVGKTSLRSWRQLALEQLDEDEEETKHIDGKTNGEGSEITDTKEYGPENQDEDEEEMKTFNEDILCRHGGLNILESERRLVTEEVWSKLRVYFPRAPQFTQLQEPCQQCLRLEREGKENEALNRMMASEQKSSLLNLFQEKNRPTLTKWPQETDILYIVPLFFVDEWRKFIRRPTKTTPVSSVGNSLLLCPHGGFMFTHDSMLMGDAQHIALLWPGEWEVISRQFLVDQPISICRISQATPNGSSVEYTTHPELCRDCREGFIFQQQRDMREYAQATVYVRKVIDDKRIMEAAPEVNVSGSEAEDEREEPVTKVDGERDPDFSQIEDGAKRQRLSDGTIGAAASPSPMASGGKSGIRRSTRHRKLRGEKALIVSANQTLKELKIQIMHAFSVAPFDQNLSIDGRCLTDDSATLGSLGVIPESVICLKADEPIADYAALDDVYQVCMPEEGFKGTGLLGH from the exons ATGGCACGTCATGC AATGGCGCCTCGCGTACAGCTTGAGAAAGGAGCCTGGCGCTGGGTCGAGTCGGTGAGACCGGAGGACATACACCGGGAACATATTGAGATCGCTTACCGAATCTGTGTACCGCGGTGCAAGAGGGGAGCATGCAG GAGAAATTGTAAAGGGAACCCAAATTGTCTTGTCGGTATTGGAGAACATGCCTGGTTGGGAGAGATCAACGAAAACAGCTTCCACAACATTGATGATCCAAATTCAGAGCGCCGGGACAAG aaCACGTTTGTGGGTCTGACGAACCTGGGCGCCACGTGTTACGTCAACACCTTCCTGCAGGTGTGGTTCCACAACTTGGAGCTGCGCAGGACCCTGTACCTGTGTCAGAATGCCCGGGCAGAGGAGCACAACATGGACTCAG ACTACGAGCCTCGCAGCATATGTGAACACCTGCAGTACCTGTTTGCACTGCTTCAGAACAGCAACAGAAGGTACATTGACCCCTCGGGGCTGGTCAAGGCGCTAGGGCTGGACACAGGACAACAGCAG GACGCTCAAGAGTTCTCCAAGCTTTTCCTTTCGCTATTGGAGGACACATTATCCAAACAGAAGAACCCAAACCTGCAGAATGTCATTCAGCTGCAATTCTGTGGACAGATTTCTTACGTCACTGT GTGTAACCAGTGTGGCCGCGCTTCTCCCCTGCCGTCCCGATACTACGAACTGGAGCTCAACATCCAGGGCCACAAGAACCTTACAGAATGTGTCACAGAGTTTCTCAAG GAGGAGAAGCTGGACGGTGACAACCGCTACTTCTGTGAGAGCTGCCAGAGCAAACAGAACGCCACTCGACGCATCAAATTGCACAGCCTCCCACGCGTACTAAACCTGCAGCTCATGCGTTTTGTCTTCGACAG ACAAACGGGTCACAAGAAGAAGCTCAACACCTTCATCAGTTTTCCAGAGCAGCTGGACATGGGCCCATTTCTGGAGGGAAAAG AAGATGAGACGTGTGTGTACGAGCTGAGTGCGGTCCTGATCCACCGCGGGGTCAGCGCTTACTCTGGTCACTACATTGCACACGTGCGAGACGCCCGCACCAGCGACTGGTACAAGTTCAACGACGAGGAGATTGAGAAGATGGAGGGCAAGAAGCTACAACTGGGCATCGAGGAGGACATTG CCGAGACGGTGAAGTCCCAGACCCGTAAGCCCAAGTGCAGTAAAGGATACCACTGCTCCAGGAACGCCTACATGCTGGTGTACAAGTGCCATAGAAAGGAGGACACTGACCCCATGGAGACCAACGTTGATGTGCCAG GCTTTCTGCAGAGGCTGGTGGACCGAGACAACAGGAAGTTTGAGGAGTGGTGCCTGGAGATGGCCGACATGCGCAAGCAGAGCGTCGACAAGGGCAAGGCCAAGCACGAAGAGGTGAAGGAACTCTACGAGCTTTTACCTGCGGAAGACG GCCAGCAGTATGAGTTTGTGCCTCTGGAGTGGTTGAAGAAATGGCTGGACGACTCGACGGTCACTAAAGAAATCGACAACGGCAACTTCCTGTGTTCTCACGGTAAACTTCACCCAGACAAGGTGGGGGAGGCCAAGAGGATCTCTGTTAAAGCAGCAGAGCTTCTCTTTGACAGATACGGCGGAGGACCCAGACTAGATG GGTCAACTCTCTGTGAGGAATGTGTGGGCCAGAGATGCAGGGTGCTGCGGCTaaagaaccagctggctgagaacTACAAAGAAGTCACCAACCTTGTCAAGGGCCCGCCCAAAAG TGATGGGGGGTACTGGGTGGGCAAGACGTCTCTTCGGAGCTGGAGACAGCTGGCCTTGGAGCAGCTGGATGAGGACGAGGAGGAGACCAAACACATCGACGGCAAAACCAACGGAGAGGGATCAGAGATCACTGATACTAAAG AGTACGGCCCAGAGAACCAGGATGAAGACGAGGAGGAGATGAAGACCTTCAACGAGGACATCCTCTGTCGGCATGGTGGTCTGAATATCCTTGAGAGCGAGAGGCGGCTGGTGACGGAGGAGGTGTGGTCCAAACTGAGGGTGTATTTCCCCAGAGCCCCCCAGTTCACCCAGCTACAGGAGCCCTGTCAGCAGTGCCTG AGGCTGGAGCGTGAGGGGAAGGAGAATGAGGCTCTGAACAGGATGATGGCATCAGAACAGAAGAGCTCCCTCCTCAACCTGTTCCAGGAGAAGAACAGACCCACACTAACCAAGTGGCCACAG GAGACGGACATTCTTTACATAGTTCCTCTGTTTTTTGTGGACGAGTGGAGAAAGTTCATCAG gAGGCCCACTAAGACCACCCCAGTGTCTAGCGTGGGGAACAGTTTGCTCCTTTGTCCACATGGAGGCTTcatgttcacccatgactccATGTTGATGGGAGACGCCCAACA TATAGCTCTTCTCTGGCCCGGTGAATGGGAGGTGATCAGCAGACAATTCCTGGTTGATCAGCCAATCTCCATCTGCCGGATCAGTCAGGCCACACCCAACGGCTCCAGTGTGGAGTACACCACCCATCCTG AGCTTTGTAGGGACTGCAGAGAAGGCTTCATCTTCCAGCAACAGAGGGACATGAGAGAGTACGCACAAGCCACAGTCTACGTCCGCAAGGTCATAGACGACAAGAGG ATAATGGAGGCAGCTCCTGAGGTGAATGTGAGTGGGTCAGAGgcagaggatgagagggaggagccTGTTACTAAAGTGGACGGAGAGCGAGACCCTGACTTTAGCCAG ATAGAGGACGGGGCGAAGCGTCAGAGGCTGAGTGACGGCACCATCGGTGCTGCCGCAAGTCCGTCCCCCATGGCCAGTGGCGGCAAATCAGGTATCAGGAGGAGCACAAGGCACAGGAAGCTCCGGGGAGAGAAAGCACTCATCGTCTCAGCCAATCAGACGCTCAAGGAGCTCAAAATACAA ATCATGCATGCCTTCTCTGTGGCCCCGTTTGATCAGAACCTGTCGATCGACGGCCGGTGTCTAACGGACGACTCTGCCACCCTCGGCAGCCTAGGAGTCATCCCAGAGAGCGTCATCTGTCTGAAG GCTGATGAACCCATAGCAGATTATGCAGCATTGGATGATGTTTATCAGG TCTGTATGCCTGAAGAAGGATTTAAAG GCACTGGGCTTCTCGGTCACTGA
- the LOC129815890 gene encoding ubiquitin carboxyl-terminal hydrolase 48-like isoform X2, protein MARHAMAPRVQLEKGAWRWVESVRPEDIHREHIEIAYRICVPRCKRGACRRNCKGNPNCLVGIGEHAWLGEINENSFHNIDDPNSERRDKNTFVGLTNLGATCYVNTFLQVWFHNLELRRTLYLCQNARAEEHNMDSDYEPRSICEHLQYLFALLQNSNRRYIDPSGLVKALGLDTGQQQDAQEFSKLFLSLLEDTLSKQKNPNLQNVIQLQFCGQISYVTVCNQCGRASPLPSRYYELELNIQGHKNLTECVTEFLKEEKLDGDNRYFCESCQSKQNATRRIKLHSLPRVLNLQLMRFVFDRQTGHKKKLNTFISFPEQLDMGPFLEGKDETCVYELSAVLIHRGVSAYSGHYIAHVRDARTSDWYKFNDEEIEKMEGKKLQLGIEEDIAETVKSQTRKPKCSKGYHCSRNAYMLVYKCHRKEDTDPMETNVDVPGFLQRLVDRDNRKFEEWCLEMADMRKQSVDKGKAKHEEVKELYELLPAEDGQQYEFVPLEWLKKWLDDSTVTKEIDNGNFLCSHGKLHPDKVGEAKRISVKAAELLFDRYGGGPRLDGSTLCEECVGQRCRVLRLKNQLAENYKEVTNLVKGPPKSDGGYWVGKTSLRSWRQLALEQLDEDEEETKHIDGKTNGEGSEITDTKEYGPENQDEDEEEMKTFNEDILCRHGGLNILESERRLVTEEVWSKLRVYFPRAPQFTQLQEPCQQCLRLEREGKENEALNRMMASEQKSSLLNLFQEKNRPTLTKWPQETDILYIVPLFFVDEWRKFIRRPTKTTPVSSVGNSLLLCPHGGFMFTHDSMLMGDAQHIALLWPGEWEVISRQFLVDQPISICRISQATPNGSSVEYTTHPELCRDCREGFIFQQQRDMREYAQATVYVRKVIDDKRIMEAAPEVNVSGSEAEDEREEPVTKVDGERDPDFSQIEDGAKRQRLSDGTIGAAASPSPMASGGKSGIRRSTRHRKLRGEKALIVSANQTLKELKIQIMHAFSVAPFDQNLSIDGRCLTDDSATLGSLGVIPESVICLKADEPIADYAALDDVYQVCMPEEGFKGTGLLGH, encoded by the exons ATGGCACGTCATGC AATGGCGCCTCGCGTACAGCTTGAGAAAGGAGCCTGGCGCTGGGTCGAGTCGGTGAGACCGGAGGACATACACCGGGAACATATTGAGATCGCTTACCGAATCTGTGTACCGCGGTGCAAGAGGGGAGCATGCAG GAGAAATTGTAAAGGGAACCCAAATTGTCTTGTCGGTATTGGAGAACATGCCTGGTTGGGAGAGATCAACGAAAACAGCTTCCACAACATTGATGATCCAAATTCAGAGCGCCGGGACAAG aaCACGTTTGTGGGTCTGACGAACCTGGGCGCCACGTGTTACGTCAACACCTTCCTGCAGGTGTGGTTCCACAACTTGGAGCTGCGCAGGACCCTGTACCTGTGTCAGAATGCCCGGGCAGAGGAGCACAACATGGACTCAG ACTACGAGCCTCGCAGCATATGTGAACACCTGCAGTACCTGTTTGCACTGCTTCAGAACAGCAACAGAAGGTACATTGACCCCTCGGGGCTGGTCAAGGCGCTAGGGCTGGACACAGGACAACAGCAG GACGCTCAAGAGTTCTCCAAGCTTTTCCTTTCGCTATTGGAGGACACATTATCCAAACAGAAGAACCCAAACCTGCAGAATGTCATTCAGCTGCAATTCTGTGGACAGATTTCTTACGTCACTGT GTGTAACCAGTGTGGCCGCGCTTCTCCCCTGCCGTCCCGATACTACGAACTGGAGCTCAACATCCAGGGCCACAAGAACCTTACAGAATGTGTCACAGAGTTTCTCAAG GAGGAGAAGCTGGACGGTGACAACCGCTACTTCTGTGAGAGCTGCCAGAGCAAACAGAACGCCACTCGACGCATCAAATTGCACAGCCTCCCACGCGTACTAAACCTGCAGCTCATGCGTTTTGTCTTCGACAG ACAAACGGGTCACAAGAAGAAGCTCAACACCTTCATCAGTTTTCCAGAGCAGCTGGACATGGGCCCATTTCTGGAGGGAAAAG ATGAGACGTGTGTGTACGAGCTGAGTGCGGTCCTGATCCACCGCGGGGTCAGCGCTTACTCTGGTCACTACATTGCACACGTGCGAGACGCCCGCACCAGCGACTGGTACAAGTTCAACGACGAGGAGATTGAGAAGATGGAGGGCAAGAAGCTACAACTGGGCATCGAGGAGGACATTG CCGAGACGGTGAAGTCCCAGACCCGTAAGCCCAAGTGCAGTAAAGGATACCACTGCTCCAGGAACGCCTACATGCTGGTGTACAAGTGCCATAGAAAGGAGGACACTGACCCCATGGAGACCAACGTTGATGTGCCAG GCTTTCTGCAGAGGCTGGTGGACCGAGACAACAGGAAGTTTGAGGAGTGGTGCCTGGAGATGGCCGACATGCGCAAGCAGAGCGTCGACAAGGGCAAGGCCAAGCACGAAGAGGTGAAGGAACTCTACGAGCTTTTACCTGCGGAAGACG GCCAGCAGTATGAGTTTGTGCCTCTGGAGTGGTTGAAGAAATGGCTGGACGACTCGACGGTCACTAAAGAAATCGACAACGGCAACTTCCTGTGTTCTCACGGTAAACTTCACCCAGACAAGGTGGGGGAGGCCAAGAGGATCTCTGTTAAAGCAGCAGAGCTTCTCTTTGACAGATACGGCGGAGGACCCAGACTAGATG GGTCAACTCTCTGTGAGGAATGTGTGGGCCAGAGATGCAGGGTGCTGCGGCTaaagaaccagctggctgagaacTACAAAGAAGTCACCAACCTTGTCAAGGGCCCGCCCAAAAG TGATGGGGGGTACTGGGTGGGCAAGACGTCTCTTCGGAGCTGGAGACAGCTGGCCTTGGAGCAGCTGGATGAGGACGAGGAGGAGACCAAACACATCGACGGCAAAACCAACGGAGAGGGATCAGAGATCACTGATACTAAAG AGTACGGCCCAGAGAACCAGGATGAAGACGAGGAGGAGATGAAGACCTTCAACGAGGACATCCTCTGTCGGCATGGTGGTCTGAATATCCTTGAGAGCGAGAGGCGGCTGGTGACGGAGGAGGTGTGGTCCAAACTGAGGGTGTATTTCCCCAGAGCCCCCCAGTTCACCCAGCTACAGGAGCCCTGTCAGCAGTGCCTG AGGCTGGAGCGTGAGGGGAAGGAGAATGAGGCTCTGAACAGGATGATGGCATCAGAACAGAAGAGCTCCCTCCTCAACCTGTTCCAGGAGAAGAACAGACCCACACTAACCAAGTGGCCACAG GAGACGGACATTCTTTACATAGTTCCTCTGTTTTTTGTGGACGAGTGGAGAAAGTTCATCAG gAGGCCCACTAAGACCACCCCAGTGTCTAGCGTGGGGAACAGTTTGCTCCTTTGTCCACATGGAGGCTTcatgttcacccatgactccATGTTGATGGGAGACGCCCAACA TATAGCTCTTCTCTGGCCCGGTGAATGGGAGGTGATCAGCAGACAATTCCTGGTTGATCAGCCAATCTCCATCTGCCGGATCAGTCAGGCCACACCCAACGGCTCCAGTGTGGAGTACACCACCCATCCTG AGCTTTGTAGGGACTGCAGAGAAGGCTTCATCTTCCAGCAACAGAGGGACATGAGAGAGTACGCACAAGCCACAGTCTACGTCCGCAAGGTCATAGACGACAAGAGG ATAATGGAGGCAGCTCCTGAGGTGAATGTGAGTGGGTCAGAGgcagaggatgagagggaggagccTGTTACTAAAGTGGACGGAGAGCGAGACCCTGACTTTAGCCAG ATAGAGGACGGGGCGAAGCGTCAGAGGCTGAGTGACGGCACCATCGGTGCTGCCGCAAGTCCGTCCCCCATGGCCAGTGGCGGCAAATCAGGTATCAGGAGGAGCACAAGGCACAGGAAGCTCCGGGGAGAGAAAGCACTCATCGTCTCAGCCAATCAGACGCTCAAGGAGCTCAAAATACAA ATCATGCATGCCTTCTCTGTGGCCCCGTTTGATCAGAACCTGTCGATCGACGGCCGGTGTCTAACGGACGACTCTGCCACCCTCGGCAGCCTAGGAGTCATCCCAGAGAGCGTCATCTGTCTGAAG GCTGATGAACCCATAGCAGATTATGCAGCATTGGATGATGTTTATCAGG TCTGTATGCCTGAAGAAGGATTTAAAG GCACTGGGCTTCTCGGTCACTGA
- the LOC129815890 gene encoding ubiquitin carboxyl-terminal hydrolase 48-like isoform X3 has protein sequence MAPRVQLEKGAWRWVESVRPEDIHREHIEIAYRICVPRCKRGACRRNCKGNPNCLVGIGEHAWLGEINENSFHNIDDPNSERRDKNTFVGLTNLGATCYVNTFLQVWFHNLELRRTLYLCQNARAEEHNMDSDYEPRSICEHLQYLFALLQNSNRRYIDPSGLVKALGLDTGQQQDAQEFSKLFLSLLEDTLSKQKNPNLQNVIQLQFCGQISYVTVCNQCGRASPLPSRYYELELNIQGHKNLTECVTEFLKEEKLDGDNRYFCESCQSKQNATRRIKLHSLPRVLNLQLMRFVFDRQTGHKKKLNTFISFPEQLDMGPFLEGKEDETCVYELSAVLIHRGVSAYSGHYIAHVRDARTSDWYKFNDEEIEKMEGKKLQLGIEEDIAETVKSQTRKPKCSKGYHCSRNAYMLVYKCHRKEDTDPMETNVDVPGFLQRLVDRDNRKFEEWCLEMADMRKQSVDKGKAKHEEVKELYELLPAEDGQQYEFVPLEWLKKWLDDSTVTKEIDNGNFLCSHGKLHPDKVGEAKRISVKAAELLFDRYGGGPRLDGSTLCEECVGQRCRVLRLKNQLAENYKEVTNLVKGPPKSDGGYWVGKTSLRSWRQLALEQLDEDEEETKHIDGKTNGEGSEITDTKEYGPENQDEDEEEMKTFNEDILCRHGGLNILESERRLVTEEVWSKLRVYFPRAPQFTQLQEPCQQCLRLEREGKENEALNRMMASEQKSSLLNLFQEKNRPTLTKWPQETDILYIVPLFFVDEWRKFIRRPTKTTPVSSVGNSLLLCPHGGFMFTHDSMLMGDAQHIALLWPGEWEVISRQFLVDQPISICRISQATPNGSSVEYTTHPELCRDCREGFIFQQQRDMREYAQATVYVRKVIDDKRIMEAAPEVNVSGSEAEDEREEPVTKVDGERDPDFSQIEDGAKRQRLSDGTIGAAASPSPMASGGKSGIRRSTRHRKLRGEKALIVSANQTLKELKIQIMHAFSVAPFDQNLSIDGRCLTDDSATLGSLGVIPESVICLKADEPIADYAALDDVYQVCMPEEGFKGTGLLGH, from the exons ATGGCGCCTCGCGTACAGCTTGAGAAAGGAGCCTGGCGCTGGGTCGAGTCGGTGAGACCGGAGGACATACACCGGGAACATATTGAGATCGCTTACCGAATCTGTGTACCGCGGTGCAAGAGGGGAGCATGCAG GAGAAATTGTAAAGGGAACCCAAATTGTCTTGTCGGTATTGGAGAACATGCCTGGTTGGGAGAGATCAACGAAAACAGCTTCCACAACATTGATGATCCAAATTCAGAGCGCCGGGACAAG aaCACGTTTGTGGGTCTGACGAACCTGGGCGCCACGTGTTACGTCAACACCTTCCTGCAGGTGTGGTTCCACAACTTGGAGCTGCGCAGGACCCTGTACCTGTGTCAGAATGCCCGGGCAGAGGAGCACAACATGGACTCAG ACTACGAGCCTCGCAGCATATGTGAACACCTGCAGTACCTGTTTGCACTGCTTCAGAACAGCAACAGAAGGTACATTGACCCCTCGGGGCTGGTCAAGGCGCTAGGGCTGGACACAGGACAACAGCAG GACGCTCAAGAGTTCTCCAAGCTTTTCCTTTCGCTATTGGAGGACACATTATCCAAACAGAAGAACCCAAACCTGCAGAATGTCATTCAGCTGCAATTCTGTGGACAGATTTCTTACGTCACTGT GTGTAACCAGTGTGGCCGCGCTTCTCCCCTGCCGTCCCGATACTACGAACTGGAGCTCAACATCCAGGGCCACAAGAACCTTACAGAATGTGTCACAGAGTTTCTCAAG GAGGAGAAGCTGGACGGTGACAACCGCTACTTCTGTGAGAGCTGCCAGAGCAAACAGAACGCCACTCGACGCATCAAATTGCACAGCCTCCCACGCGTACTAAACCTGCAGCTCATGCGTTTTGTCTTCGACAG ACAAACGGGTCACAAGAAGAAGCTCAACACCTTCATCAGTTTTCCAGAGCAGCTGGACATGGGCCCATTTCTGGAGGGAAAAG AAGATGAGACGTGTGTGTACGAGCTGAGTGCGGTCCTGATCCACCGCGGGGTCAGCGCTTACTCTGGTCACTACATTGCACACGTGCGAGACGCCCGCACCAGCGACTGGTACAAGTTCAACGACGAGGAGATTGAGAAGATGGAGGGCAAGAAGCTACAACTGGGCATCGAGGAGGACATTG CCGAGACGGTGAAGTCCCAGACCCGTAAGCCCAAGTGCAGTAAAGGATACCACTGCTCCAGGAACGCCTACATGCTGGTGTACAAGTGCCATAGAAAGGAGGACACTGACCCCATGGAGACCAACGTTGATGTGCCAG GCTTTCTGCAGAGGCTGGTGGACCGAGACAACAGGAAGTTTGAGGAGTGGTGCCTGGAGATGGCCGACATGCGCAAGCAGAGCGTCGACAAGGGCAAGGCCAAGCACGAAGAGGTGAAGGAACTCTACGAGCTTTTACCTGCGGAAGACG GCCAGCAGTATGAGTTTGTGCCTCTGGAGTGGTTGAAGAAATGGCTGGACGACTCGACGGTCACTAAAGAAATCGACAACGGCAACTTCCTGTGTTCTCACGGTAAACTTCACCCAGACAAGGTGGGGGAGGCCAAGAGGATCTCTGTTAAAGCAGCAGAGCTTCTCTTTGACAGATACGGCGGAGGACCCAGACTAGATG GGTCAACTCTCTGTGAGGAATGTGTGGGCCAGAGATGCAGGGTGCTGCGGCTaaagaaccagctggctgagaacTACAAAGAAGTCACCAACCTTGTCAAGGGCCCGCCCAAAAG TGATGGGGGGTACTGGGTGGGCAAGACGTCTCTTCGGAGCTGGAGACAGCTGGCCTTGGAGCAGCTGGATGAGGACGAGGAGGAGACCAAACACATCGACGGCAAAACCAACGGAGAGGGATCAGAGATCACTGATACTAAAG AGTACGGCCCAGAGAACCAGGATGAAGACGAGGAGGAGATGAAGACCTTCAACGAGGACATCCTCTGTCGGCATGGTGGTCTGAATATCCTTGAGAGCGAGAGGCGGCTGGTGACGGAGGAGGTGTGGTCCAAACTGAGGGTGTATTTCCCCAGAGCCCCCCAGTTCACCCAGCTACAGGAGCCCTGTCAGCAGTGCCTG AGGCTGGAGCGTGAGGGGAAGGAGAATGAGGCTCTGAACAGGATGATGGCATCAGAACAGAAGAGCTCCCTCCTCAACCTGTTCCAGGAGAAGAACAGACCCACACTAACCAAGTGGCCACAG GAGACGGACATTCTTTACATAGTTCCTCTGTTTTTTGTGGACGAGTGGAGAAAGTTCATCAG gAGGCCCACTAAGACCACCCCAGTGTCTAGCGTGGGGAACAGTTTGCTCCTTTGTCCACATGGAGGCTTcatgttcacccatgactccATGTTGATGGGAGACGCCCAACA TATAGCTCTTCTCTGGCCCGGTGAATGGGAGGTGATCAGCAGACAATTCCTGGTTGATCAGCCAATCTCCATCTGCCGGATCAGTCAGGCCACACCCAACGGCTCCAGTGTGGAGTACACCACCCATCCTG AGCTTTGTAGGGACTGCAGAGAAGGCTTCATCTTCCAGCAACAGAGGGACATGAGAGAGTACGCACAAGCCACAGTCTACGTCCGCAAGGTCATAGACGACAAGAGG ATAATGGAGGCAGCTCCTGAGGTGAATGTGAGTGGGTCAGAGgcagaggatgagagggaggagccTGTTACTAAAGTGGACGGAGAGCGAGACCCTGACTTTAGCCAG ATAGAGGACGGGGCGAAGCGTCAGAGGCTGAGTGACGGCACCATCGGTGCTGCCGCAAGTCCGTCCCCCATGGCCAGTGGCGGCAAATCAGGTATCAGGAGGAGCACAAGGCACAGGAAGCTCCGGGGAGAGAAAGCACTCATCGTCTCAGCCAATCAGACGCTCAAGGAGCTCAAAATACAA ATCATGCATGCCTTCTCTGTGGCCCCGTTTGATCAGAACCTGTCGATCGACGGCCGGTGTCTAACGGACGACTCTGCCACCCTCGGCAGCCTAGGAGTCATCCCAGAGAGCGTCATCTGTCTGAAG GCTGATGAACCCATAGCAGATTATGCAGCATTGGATGATGTTTATCAGG TCTGTATGCCTGAAGAAGGATTTAAAG GCACTGGGCTTCTCGGTCACTGA